TCTCTAATACTTGCTGGAGTATGGCCTACCTCAATATTTTGTAAATCAATATCCATCTCCAATTGCTCTTTTGCTGGTAATGCATTATAGTCATGAATGTTTGTTTGAAGTCTTCTTTCGATTCCAATGAAGTCAACTTGATTTGAAATAGGTGTGTGAAAGAAATTAAAATTCATGTAAGTTCCAATTGCTAATTCTTCTATACTTGCTTTTTCTAAATCCTTTTTTGCAATAACTCCTTGTTTGATTTTCTGTTCTGATTTTTCTTTGTAATCTTTGTATGATGATACCGTAAAAAATGCTCTTTCTAAAGGTCTATTTTTTTCTTGAACCTTTACTATGGATGGTTTGTTGATTCTTTTTGGGTCTTTGAATAATTTTGGATATTTGATTCTGGCTTTTTCTAAAAGATAGTATTGTCCTTTTTTAGCAGTTCTTTCTTCAGCTTGAAATAATTTCCTATTTCCAAAAATTGGAACTTTGAATTTATCTTCAATTGTTTTGTAACCCAGATAAACTGTGAGAGACCTGTGTGGAACAACAATTGTGTTTGAATCTCTTAACATTTTTTGATTTTTAGCTGATGCCATGTCTTTGAATTTATCTAATACTACTATTTGGTCTGCAATTCTGTTGAATCTTTGATAAGGTCCTTCTCTACCTTTTTGGCAAAAAACAGTTGTTTCAAAATTTTCATCCTTTGCTCCGTCCATTACTTCTAAAGCAGAATGACTTCCTAGTACTCCTATTTTTACATCTGAATAATCATTAACTATTTTCTTGATCTCAGAACTTTTGATCATATTATGCCTAAATATTGGCATCTAATATATGTAAAATTACAATATATCAGATCGGAATATACCAAAATGTTTTTTTTAAATGCCAGTTTAAAAAAAACTATGTTTTATTCATTTGAACTTCAAATGGCAGGTGTAATTTTACTAACTGCAATGGCTGTTTGTGGTGTTTCATTATGGATTAAACGAAGAAAATTAGAAAAGGAATCTGTTGAACAAGAATCTGCTGAATCCATTGAACAAGATATATCTGAAAACAAGTGATATGATTTAAAAATTATTTTTGAAAGAAGCTAGGCTTCTTCTTGTTTACAATTAATACACATCTTTTTTGATAAAATTTCAAACCATGCGAAATTATGGACATAACCTTTCTTACAACTCATAGGAATAATCTCTATGAAGAAAATATTCAAGGTAAAGGGTCAAATCTAATATCGATCTAAGCCAAATCATAATTTGTTTTATGTATTATTTACTTTCAATTTGCACACCTTGTCAAAGAATTCCTATTTGCAATTCTATTTTTTAGAATTTATTGCATAGTATTTTAAATAAAAAAACTTTCATGTAATTGTGAGATTTTTATTTTTACTTTTTTCTATTTGCATTTTTTCAATGATGTTGCCTGCATTTGGCGATTTGAATTCTGACG
This window of the Candidatus Nitrosomarinus catalina genome carries:
- a CDS encoding formate--phosphoribosylaminoimidazolecarboxamide ligase family protein; translation: MIKSSEIKKIVNDYSDVKIGVLGSHSALEVMDGAKDENFETTVFCQKGREGPYQRFNRIADQIVVLDKFKDMASAKNQKMLRDSNTIVVPHRSLTVYLGYKTIEDKFKVPIFGNRKLFQAEERTAKKGQYYLLEKARIKYPKLFKDPKRINKPSIVKVQEKNRPLERAFFTVSSYKDYKEKSEQKIKQGVIAKKDLEKASIEELAIGTYMNFNFFHTPISNQVDFIGIERRLQTNIHDYNALPAKEQLEMDIDLQNIEVGHTPASIRESLLEKVLKMGDKFVSAVKKEYAPGIIGPFSLQSVITKDLELIVYDVSLRVPGNPIVATTSPYTKYQYGQTFGVGRRIAMEIKRAQEEDRLDEIVT